Part of the Pseudothermotoga sp. genome, GGACACTTGGGATTTTCTTCATTCATGCGCATCAAGAAGGTTTGTTCTTCTCCACATTTGGGACAAATGTATCTGTAAATCGGCATATTTCGCCACCTCCAGTTCAAGTATAAAACGAAAGGGGCGCTTCCAGCGCCCCACTCAAGATTCAGATTCATTTCTCACTCATTGACGTGCCTTTGCCCATTCTAGAGCTCTCTGTACAGCCTGAATGAATTTGTTGGAACTGGATGTGGCTCCCGTATAGACATCCACTTGATACGTTTGTTTCTCAATGATGGCCTTGGCTATGGCTTCCTTGGCCTGATGAAATTCTGGCCAGGGATAATCTCCACCTTTGAAAACCCACACCTGTCTACCAGCTGCATCCAAAACAGGTTTACCATCTTTGAGAGAAGGCGTCGTTTCCTCGAAGACCACTTTAATTATCTTGTCGTTCTCGATCGTGACCCAAGCGACCGCATGACCTCTGGCTGTGAAGTCAGAAACGCCCATGAAAGTTCCACTCAAATACTTTGTCTGGGACGGTTCAACCTTGGCTTTTTCAAGAGCGAACTTGACGGCCTCCATCACTTTCTTAGAAGTACCAGTTGCTCCAGTGAACACGTCCACTTGCCAACTGTTTGCTTCAACTATGCGTTTTGCTAGTGTTTCGTGAGCTTGCTTCAATATTGGAAAGTATGCGCCATAAACATCGTAGAGTTTTTCTACACCGAAACCATCGAATTCCTTGATCGCCACGTTCTTGATCTTATCATTTTCGATAGTTAAAGTCACCACAACGTAACCGTACTTGTCTCCCTGAGAAGCTGCGACGAACGTTCCATCCCTATGAACCTTGCTCGCACTGTTACCATACATGAACACTATCAAGACCAACGAAAGAGCGGTGATCAAAGATGGAATGAGGAATCTCTTCAAAAAGATCACTCCTTTCAA contains:
- a CDS encoding FMN-binding protein → MKRFLIPSLITALSLVLIVFMYGNSASKVHRDGTFVAASQGDKYGYVVVTLTIENDKIKNVAIKEFDGFGVEKLYDVYGAYFPILKQAHETLAKRIVEANSWQVDVFTGATGTSKKVMEAVKFALEKAKVEPSQTKYLSGTFMGVSDFTARGHAVAWVTIENDKIIKVVFEETTPSLKDGKPVLDAAGRQVWVFKGGDYPWPEFHQAKEAIAKAIIEKQTYQVDVYTGATSSSNKFIQAVQRALEWAKARQ